CGCCTGAGGCCGGGCATGGCAACAGATAACTCGCATCCCGAATAGCGTGCAGAACAATCGCATCTCGTATTTTTTGAAGTTTGGTGCTGTTCCCCTGAATGTTCCTGATCTCCGGGCGGGGGCCGACTACATCTAGCAGCATCGCACCCGCCACAGCCGCGGCGAGCGCGGCAGTTGCGACCACAGTGATCAGAAGAATAACGCCTGACTCGTCGTCTCGCGCACCTCTGAAAATATTGATTAGATACTTCTGCAAGCGGCCTAACACGAAAGTCATCCCCCGTTGCCAACTGCAACTATGGTATTAGCCTGTGCATATCAGCGTAAAATATAACACTGTCAGGTTATCCAAAGTTATTCGGGCCTCACATACCGATACGTTACTACTGATAGACGAGGAACGCTATAATCTAGCGTTGAGCGGATAAGTCTTTGCTTATCCCTGGTTTTTATACAATTTATTGATCCCAATGCCTGCACAAGGTAAGTCCTTAGCTATGGAAAAACGACCGTCTGTTAGCGATTTACTCGATATTATGGCGCAACTCAGGCATCCGGACACCGGTTGTCCGTGGGATGTTGAGCAGGATTTTAAATCTATAGCGCCCTACACCATCGAAGAAGCTTACGAGGTGGCCGACGCGATTGCGCGTGGCGACATGCCCTCCTTGAAAGATGAACTGGGCGATTTGCTGTTCCAGGCCGTGTTTCATGCCCGTATGGCCGAAGAGCAGAAACTCTTTGACTTCGGCGATGTTGTCGAGGCGGTGTGTCGCAAGATGATCCGGCGGCATCCCCATGTCTTTGCGGATGCAGTGATTAGGGATTCAGACGCCCAGACGGAGTCCTGGGAGGCCATCAAAGCTAAAGAGCGGGCCGACAAAAAAGCGGCTGATTCTGGTCACAGTGCGCCAAGCATTCTCGACGATGTTCCGACGGCCCTGCCCGCACTGAAGCGCGCGGAAAAACTTCAGAAACGCGCTGCGCGGGTTGGGTTTGATTGGCCCGATGCGACGCCTGTGTTTGATAAAATCCGAGAAGAACTCGACGAACTCGAAGCTGAAGTGAAGGCCGGAGCAACGCCGCAGCGTGTTGAGGATGAATTAGGTGACCTGCTCTTTGCTGTGGTCAATCTTGCACGCAAGGTAAATGTTGAGCCTGGCTCTGCATTGCGCCAGACCAACCTGAAATTCGAACGGCGTTTTCACTTTATTGAAGGCATGCTAGCCGAACAGGGCAAAATGCCTCAAGATGCGACCTTGGATGAAATGGAAACCCTCTGGCAGCGCGCCAAAACGGAAGCGGTTAAATGACGGTGTTTGTAAAAAACGTGAAGCGCTTCATTGCAGTGGTGATGGTGCTCCCTCTGGCATCCTGCTTCGTGCCGGATGAATACAGCGCCGAAATTCGCCTGACTAAAAGTGGCGGCTATGGCATTTCCTATGTCGGCCAACTTACGTGGGCTCCTCTTTATGGCCAACTGACCCGCGGAGAGATCGATAGAGAAGCCGCCTCGGAACAGGCTGCGGCCTTTCTGGCCGGTTTAAAAGCAGATCGCTATTTTGAGTCGGTCACCAGCCTTGGCTCTGGTCGCTATCAAGTGCGGTATGATCGTCAGGGTCAATTTACAGAAACACAGCTATTAAGTTTTGTGCGGCGGAACGCACGCATTTTCCAAATTCGCGCAGGGGAAGACGGCACAGTTAACTTCTTTGGTACGGGGGCTGGGAAAAACCAGGCGGACCAACTTGAGGCCATTGGGTTAAGAACAAAAGGTCTTGTGCGCGTCGTCACCGATGCTGAGGTTTTGAGTCATAACGCTATGTCGGTCCGGCGAGCACCGACGCCTGGATACACAATCTATGATTGGAATATGACCTCGTTCCGTCAGCCGGTGCCTAAGCTAACTTTACAACTGACGGCCAAGAGTTTGCCAACATCGCCCGGTGTCTAATCATGTTAGGCTAGGTTTTCTCCTAAGTTTTAGACTCATCGGCTAAAGCCCGTACGGTGTTCCAAATCTCTCGTGACGGTGCACTGAGAACACCTCGATGTTTCCATTCTGTTGGCTTGTAGGCTGTTCCATCTAGCAGGGCTGAATGACCACCTGCCTCCTGATGGATAAGAACGCCTGCCGCGTGATCCCACGGCATCAACCTGCTGAAACTCGAGACATGCGTCGTACCGGTGGCAACGCCCCAGTATACGTGAGCCGCGCTGCCGATCAGCGTGGTTGAGCCAAAGTCGGAGACAGCGGATCGAAAGGCTCGATGGTACAACGCTGCTGTCATCGACGACACGTCAGCAGGCGACTCCGTCATCGCAACGGTCACGTTCTGAGAGTCCACCCAAGCGCCCTGCCCTTGCGCGGCCCAAAGGGTTTTAGATTCAAGTGGATTATGAATCCAGCCCATGACGGTCTCGCCATTCTGCATTAGGGCTATGATCACACCAAATGCGGGCTTACCTGCAACAAAGTTTGCGGTGCCATCAATTGGGTCAATGACCCAGGTCAGCCCTGGGCGGGTTAAGCGCTCTAACACAGAGGGGTCAGCTGCAACGGCTTCTTCACCAACTACGGCAGACCCTGGCAACAATTCTTTTAAACCCGCTGTCAGATGCAGCTCAGCTTCTTCATCAGCAATGGTGACCAAATCACCTGGACTGGATTTGGTCTTAATCTGATCTTCGGAAAGAGTCTGGTAACGTGGCAGAATTGTCTTTTCAGAAACCGATCTCAGCAGCTCATCAACGGCGTTTCGATGATGAAGAAGGTCTACTACAGCCGTCACAGAACTCGCACAGCGTTGTTGGCCGAGAGCCGGTCCGCATCTGCGTGATCAAGAAGAACCGTTAGGGTTGTTTCATCATCACCGTCTTTACGAGCGATAACTTCTCCTTTGCGATACAGCCAGGCGAGGGTTTTGCCATCGGCGACGGGTACCGCAACGCCAAGCTCACGACGCCCGCTCGATATAATGCGATCAATCGCGGCCAATACATCATCCGTCCCCTCACCGGTTAAACCAGACACAAACAACGGCGCAGACGTGCTTTTTTCTTCGGTTTCGATCAGGCTGCGGGCAGAAGCATTAACTAAGTCAACCTTATTC
The sequence above is drawn from the Rhodospirillaceae bacterium genome and encodes:
- the mazG gene encoding nucleoside triphosphate pyrophosphohydrolase, giving the protein MEKRPSVSDLLDIMAQLRHPDTGCPWDVEQDFKSIAPYTIEEAYEVADAIARGDMPSLKDELGDLLFQAVFHARMAEEQKLFDFGDVVEAVCRKMIRRHPHVFADAVIRDSDAQTESWEAIKAKERADKKAADSGHSAPSILDDVPTALPALKRAEKLQKRAARVGFDWPDATPVFDKIREELDELEAEVKAGATPQRVEDELGDLLFAVVNLARKVNVEPGSALRQTNLKFERRFHFIEGMLAEQGKMPQDATLDEMETLWQRAKTEAVK
- a CDS encoding inositol monophosphatase family protein yields the protein MTAVVDLLHHRNAVDELLRSVSEKTILPRYQTLSEDQIKTKSSPGDLVTIADEEAELHLTAGLKELLPGSAVVGEEAVAADPSVLERLTRPGLTWVIDPIDGTANFVAGKPAFGVIIALMQNGETVMGWIHNPLESKTLWAAQGQGAWVDSQNVTVAMTESPADVSSMTAALYHRAFRSAVSDFGSTTLIGSAAHVYWGVATGTTHVSSFSRLMPWDHAAGVLIHQEAGGHSALLDGTAYKPTEWKHRGVLSAPSREIWNTVRALADESKT